In Penaeus monodon isolate SGIC_2016 chromosome 15, NSTDA_Pmon_1, whole genome shotgun sequence, a genomic segment contains:
- the LOC119582284 gene encoding vegetative cell wall protein gp1-like produces the protein MPYAYGYDVGSLDAQNRPVNFGHVENSAADGTTSGRYYVRLPDTRLMIVDYVSDSRGFHPTYTFQGQAVQPQPARTPAGGQSVASAPNRLYIAPARGGSAATQPASPAPAPARRQPSLAPTRPAPAVTAQATQPSPASLRFPSASPASAIPTQAPQPSSVPVQTPTNVQAPRTSPVPARSQAPLPAPAQSPSAAVPSPVPQASPALAPVGRQPAPPAPPAPPAPQIASALPAQVFFVPAVSQPGLPAPVPAPQPSPAPVRSQSALPSPAPAPQPPTVLARTQPASPAPLQLAPAAALQSASARSQPALPAPARTPPQPSPAPSARASAPPAAAPLPAGAPPAPPASGPLLQTAPPPSPASPVPQVFFLLQNPQSLLAATPFQAVSPSLAGPQPTSAPAGSQVTSPAAVGSPVQQASAVPRQAPQTQAANPVFLIAQVPQPSPVSAGA, from the exons ATGCCCTACGCATACGGATACGACGTCGGTTCGCTGGACGCCCAGAACCGCCCCGTCAATTTCGGCCACGTGGAAAACAGCGCGGCCGACGGAACCACCTCCGGCCGCTACTACGTCAGGCTCCCAGACACGCGGCTCATGATCGTCGACTACGTCAGCGACAGCAGAGGCTTCCACCCCACTTACACTTTCCAGGGCCAGGCGGTACAGCCGCAGCCCGCCCGCACCCCAGCCGGCGGCCAGAGTGTCGCCTCTGCGCCTAACAGATTGTACATCGCACCGGCTCGGGGTGGCTCTGCTGCCACTCAGCCTGCCTCTCCTGCACCAGCTCCTGCTCGACGCCAGCCTTCCCTTGCACCTACTCGGCCTGCTCCAGCAGTGACAGCACAGGCAACTCAACCTTCACCTGCTTCCCTTAGGTTTCCATCTGCCTCTCCTGCCTCTGCCATTCCAACACAGGCTCCTCAGCCTTCTTCAGTGCCTGTTCAAACTCCCACAAATGTTCAGGCTCCTCGAACTTCCCCTGTTCCTGCTCGATCCCAGGCTCCCCTTCCTGCTCCGGCACAGAGCCCTTCGGCCGCAGTTCCTTCACCTGTCCCGCAAGCCAGTCCTGCCCTCGCTCCTGTGGGACGTCagcctgctcctcctgctcctcctgctcctcctgctccacaGATCGCTTCTGCTCTCCCTGCCCAAGTCTTCTTTGTCCCCGCTGTAAGCCAGCCCGGCTTGCCTGCCCCTGTGCCCGCCCCACAGCCCTCCCCCGCTCCGGTTAGAAGCCAGTCGGCTCTCCCTTCCCCTGCGCCGGCCCCCCAGCCTCCCACGGTCCTTGCCAGGACTCAACCTGCCTCCCCGGCCCCTCTACAGCTTGCTCCTGCAGCAGCGCTCCAATCTGCCTCTGCTAGAAGCCAGCCTGCTCTCCCTGCTCCTGCTAGAA CACCCCCCCAGCCGTCTCCTGCTCCATCAGCTCGTGCGTCCGCTCCTCCAGCCGCCGCGCCCCTGCCCGCAGGGGCCCCGCCGGCCCCTCCCGCGTCCGGCCCCCTCCTTCAAACTGCCCCCCCACCTTCGCCTGCGTCGCCAGTACCCCAGGTTTTCTTCCTGCTACAGAATCCTCAGTCTCTCCTCGCAGCCACGCCCTTCCAAGCGGTTTCCCCGTCCTTAGCAGGTCCTCAACCTACCTCTGCTCCTGCTGGAAGCCAGGTTACCTCTCCTGCTGCCGTTGGTAGTCCAGTGCAGCAGGCTTCCGCAGTTCCTCGTCAGGCGCCGCAGACGCAAGCTGCTAACCCAGTGTTCCTTATTGCACAGGTTCCTCAGCCTTCCCCTGTTTCTGCCGGAGCTTAA